From Desulfatiglans sp.:
CTTTATATCCTCTCCGGCCTCATTAGTAAAAACAGATTCTTCAGGAATTACAGTCAAGGAAAGGAGCTCATTTCCCCTCGCCACCTCAATATTTACAGGGGTATTAGCCCTGTTTTCTATAATTTTTCTTAAATCTGCCCACTCTTTTAGCTCTTTGCCATCCACTGCTTTAACGATATCGCCTTTGAGCAGACCAGCCTTTTCCGCAGGTGAATCCTCTTTTACAATCCCTATTTCAGGGGTAAAAACAGGTTCCGGGGTAAGCTGAGGTGCACCGAAGATCGCATATAACCCGAAGAACAGGACAAATGCGAGCACCAGATTAAAAACAGGGCCTGCGGCTACTATGGCTAATCTTTTTAGCGGATGCTGTTTATTAAAGGCCCTCATGATATCCTTTGTATTAACAGGAGGGGCATCCTCTCCAAGGTCGTCCTCCCCCAGCATCTTTACAAAACCACCCAGTGGTAGATACCTGATTGAGTACTCTGTTTCTCCATACTCCTTTGAAACAATTTTAGGTCCAAAGCCCAGGGCAAATTTGAGAACCTTTACATTGAAAAATTTAGCAGCGAGAAAATGGCCCAGTTCATGGAAAAATATCATTATCCCAAGCACAATTATGGTAGGGATTATATTAATATAAAATATCTGTCCTAAATTTTGCATAAAACTTATTATTGTATCCATATTTTGCTCACGTTGTTAACTGTCTTAATAGCATTATAGAGAATTACACCCATAAATAAAGGAATAAAAAATTATTTTCCAAGTTTGTTTATCATATCCAGCGCCTGTGCCCTTGCCCACCTGTCTGCCTCCAGTACAGCCTCAATAGTATTGACCGGCATTGTGCAGTGTGCATACATTGTCATCTCGATCACTTTTGGTATATCTAGGAACGATATCTCATCCTTCAGAAACGATGCGACCGCAATCTCATTGGCCCCGTTCATAACAGCGGGCATGCTCCCACCCTCTTTAAGTGCATCCACAGCAAGCCTGAGGCACCTGAATTTTACAGGGTCAGGCGCATAAAAATGGAGACTTTTTATGGCCTCAAGCCTTAAATAAGGAAGGTCGGTTTTTAGGTGCTCAGGGTATGAAAGGGCATAGGAGATAGGGGTCATCATGTCAGGGATACCCATCTGGGCAATAACTGACCCGTCATTATATTCCAC
This genomic window contains:
- the rseP gene encoding RIP metalloprotease RseP — translated: MQNLGQIFYINIIPTIIVLGIMIFFHELGHFLAAKFFNVKVLKFALGFGPKIVSKEYGETEYSIRYLPLGGFVKMLGEDDLGEDAPPVNTKDIMRAFNKQHPLKRLAIVAAGPVFNLVLAFVLFFGLYAIFGAPQLTPEPVFTPEIGIVKEDSPAEKAGLLKGDIVKAVDGKELKEWADLRKIIENRANTPVNIEVARGNELLSLTVIPEESVFTNEAGEDIKTVLIGVINAGKIVYNDLSLMESFITAVSHTGKTITDTCLVVVKLPQGEVSIKNVGGPIMIGQVAGIVVQKGIDYVLEFMAIISISLGVLNLLPIPILDGGVILFLLVELVLGRPLSMNKREFAQKIGLSILLLLMAVVFYNDILRLFTK